GCAGGCCGCGTCGCGGGAACCGGAACGTAGATAGCGGGTCCGCGAGTGGGAATTGCCTCATGCAGCGCGCGCGAGACCAGCGCGGTCTTGCCCATTCCCGGAGCGCCGAGCAGGAGTGTGAGAGGGTACGTGCCCAAGCGGAGAGCGAGGCGCCTGAGTTCGACATCACGCCCCGCGAACACCGGAGGGGGATTCGGCACGCGATACCGCAGCGGAATCCGCGGCAGCGGGGGGAGCGTCGAACGCGGTGGCTGGGAGAGCGTCTCCACCATCGAGATTGAGAGTAGGACCGCAGGGCCCCCCGCACAATCGCCCTGGCGCCGCTATCTGGCGCCACGACTGTGAGAGCCGGGCGGGCGTCGCCTCACATCAGACGTGTGATGACTGCGTCGGCCCGCAGCCATTCGGCGGGCGGAATGCGCACCCGCCCGAGGTCCAGCGGAAGCGCGGGAATGGAGCTATTCGCCGTTTCCTTCTCAACCCCAGTGAGGCTCCCCTGCTCTGGAACCCCCTCGAGCATCCCTGCTTGCAGCGCTCGCCTGACCGCGCGCTCGCGATCCTCGCCAAGCGTGAGCTGAAGCTCACGCAGCGTCGCACCGAGATCCAGCCCTTCGCGCAAGCGCAAGCCGAGCATCAGGCGCTCGGAGAGCAGCGTCTCCGCATGCAGCGGCTCAAGCTCACGCACGCCTTCTCCAACCGAGAACGCGCGGCCGAAGCCGGCCGCGAGGTAGCGCTCTGCTGACGGTTGATTGCGATACCGTACGGCGAGTGCCCCCTCCTCGAGTTCGCTTCCCCACGGTAGCTGGCTCCGCCCCAGGGCCAACGTTCCCCATGCTCCGCAACCAAGCCCCAGGTACGCGCTCCCACGCCAGTACCCCAGGTTGTGTCGCGACTCACAGCCGGGCTGCGCGTAGTTGCTGATCTCGTAGTGAACGAAGCCGCGCCGCGCGAGCTCGGCCTCCACCTCCAGATACGCCTCCGCCACCAAGTCATCGGGCAACTGCGGCAGGCGGCCCTTGCGCGCCAGGGCGCCGAACTGGGTCCCGGGCTCGATGGTCAGTGAATAGGCGCTTAGGTGCTCCACACCTAAGTCCGCAACCTGCGCAACTTCTTGGCGCGCCTCCGCCGGCGTCTGCCCAGCCACCCCGAAAATCAGATCGCCACTCACGCGCGGCACCCGGGAGGCGACCGCCTGAGCGAGAGCAGACAGCCCAGCCTCAGCGTCATGCAGGCGGCCAAGGAACTTCAACCGCTGATCATCCGTGCCTTGGATGCCGAGGCTCAAGCGATTCACCCCCACGTCCGCGAGGCGATTGGCGTGATCCAGGTCGAGGCTCGTCGGGTTGCACTCGACGGTGATTTCGCAGCGCTCGTGGTGAGGAAAGCGCTCCAGGATCCCCACCAGGACGCGCCCGAGGGCGCTCGGGTCCCACAAGGACGGGGTCCCCCCGCCGAAGAACACCGAACCTACGTTGCAGCCTCGGAGTTCCCCGAAACCCTGGTCCAAGCGCGCATCCAGCTCTCGCAGCACCTGGTCCGCGTAGCTCTCGTGGGGCAGTACGCTCCGGTCCGGCTGGGCCAGGCTGAGAAAGTCACAGTACGGACACTTCTTCAAGCACCACGGAAAGTGCACGTAGATGCCGAGCGCTGAAGCCACGCCGCGGGATGTAGCACTCGGTTCAGCGGGCGGGCCAGTTGGCCAGCCCGTGGGGCGGTGTTAGATTGTGACTTCGCGCAATCCTTGCGATGAAACCGCGCCCCTGGCGCATCCAACGACCCCGGCGGACCGCCTGGGGCACCCCGGCAAAAACCCAGTGCTAGCCGCACAAGACCTCGTCGAACGCGTCACCCACTACCACCCCAACGCCGACAGCGACCTGATTCGGCGCGCGTACGACTTCGCGCAGTGGGCCCACCGGGACCAAACCCGGAAGAGCGGGGACCCCTACTTCATCCACCCGGCGTCGGTGGCGGGCATCATCGCGGAACTTCGCCTGGACACCGCGAGCGTGATCGCCGGGTTGTTGCATGACGTCGTCGAGGACACAGAGACTTCCACTGCGGAAATTGCGCGAGATTTCGGCGACGAAGTCGCAGACCTGGTCGACGGTGTCACGAAGCTTGGCAAGATCAACTTCACCTCGAAGGAGGATCGCCAAGCGGAGAACTTCCGCAAGATGGTGGTCGCGATGTCGAAAGACATCCGCGTGTTGCTGGTCAAGCTGTGCGACCGTCTGGACAACATGCGCACCCTCGAGCACATGAAGCCCGAGAGCCAAGAGCGTATCGCCAGGGAAACGATGGAAATCTACGCACCCCTGGCGAACCGCCTGGGCATGCACGCGATCAAGAGCGAACTAGAAGACCTCTCGTTCCGCTACACCGAAGCCGTCGCCTTCGACGACATCAAGGGCAAGCTCTACAAGAGCCGTCGCGAGCGAGAGCGCTACATCGAGGGCGTCTGTCGCACCATCCAGTCGCGTTTGGCCGAGCAAGGCTTTGGCGCCGACGTCAGCGGCCGGGCGAAGCACGTCTACTCCATCTACCGCAAACTCAAGCAGCACAACTGCGACTTCGACAAGCTCTACGACCTCATCGGTTTCCGCATCTGCGTCGAGAGCGTCGCAGACTGCTACGCGACCCTTGGCGTGATTCACTCGAAGTGGACGCCCATCCCGGGTCGCTTCAAGGACTACATCGCGCTGCCGAAGCCCAATATGTACCAGTCGCTGCACACCACGGTGATCGGCCCGGGTCGGCAGCGCATCGAGGTGCAGATCCGCACCCACGAGATGAACCGGGTCGCTGAGCTGGGCGTCGCCGCGCACTGGCAGTACAAGGAACGCCTCTCCGGCGGCATCGACCCCAAGGATGCAGCCAAATTTGGCTGGCTGCGCGAGCTCGCCGACTACCAGCGGAACCTAAAGGATCCCGCCGAGTTCCTGGAGAGCGTGAAGATCGATCTCTTCCCCGATGAGGTCTATGTCTTCACGCCAAAGGGCGACGTCGAGGTGTTTCCACGCGGAGCCACTCCCATCGACTTCGCCTACTCGATCCACACCGAGGTGGGGCACCACATCTCCGGGGCCCGTGCCAACGGGCAGATCGTCCCCATCCGGTACAAGCTGCGATCCGGCGACGTCATGGAGATCATGACGTCACCGTCTCAACAGCCCAGCAAGGACTGGCTCGACGCCTGCGTCACCACCCGCGCCCGCACCCGCATCCGCAGCTACCTTCGCTCAGAGCAGCGCACGCGTAGCCTCGCCCTCGGCCGCGAGCTACTCGAGACCGAGCTCCACTCCGGCGGCATGAGCTTGACCAAGCTCCTCAAGAACGAGACCGAAGTGCGACGCCTGGTCGACCACTACAAGATGGGCAACCGAGACGAGCTGCTGCTGGCAATCGGCTACGGGAAGATCCAGGCCTACGACGTCGTCCAAAACATCAAGGCGCGCCAACCAGGCGTGGTGGAGGCCCCTCGGGAACTCAAGACCAGCATGGTCGAGAACCTGGTGCGCAAGGTCACCCGGCGCGACGCAACCGGCATTCGTGTCAGCGGCATCGACGACATCCTGATCCGCTACGCGAAGTGCTGTAACCCCGTCGCCGGCGATCCGATCATCGGCTTCATCACCCGCGGCCGCGGAGTGACGATCCACCGTAGGGACTGCATCAAGGCATTCGATACAGACCCGGAGCGCCGCATCGATGTGAGCTGGGACACCCGCACCGGAGTGCAGCGCCCGGTGCAGGTGCGCGTCACCACCCAGAACGAACCCGGGATCTTGGCGACGGTCAGCGAGACCTTCAGCGCACAGAAGATCAACATCAGCGAAGCCAACTGCCGCGCGACAGATGACGGTCGCGCTCAGAACGTGTTCACCTTCATGGTGGGCGATCTGGAACAGCTGAAGCGGGTGATGAAGGCGCTGCAGCGAGTGAAGGGCGTCGTGGGCGTCGAGCGCGTTTGAGCTGGCGGGCCCGTCTCCCACAAAGCAGCCCTCTCCCCCAAGAAGAACGCCCTCCCCTAGAACAGAACTCGAGGGGGCGCTAGATCAGCGAGCGGCACTCTAGGTGGTCGCTGATCACGCATATCCTCCCGGCATCACCGGTAAACGCGATACCGGTGATGGGCGCAGACACGGAGAACTCGGTCAGCTGCTCCTGGGAGTCTGCCTTGGCGACCTCCACATGCTTGCTCCGGGCAACCGCCAGTAGCTTGCCGTCAGGCGACAGCCTCGCGAAGGCGAACAGCGGCAACTTCAACTCCTGCGCCTTGCCTTTGACTCCACCAATATGCACCGCCTGCCCGCCGCATACCGCGAGGTAACGCTTGCCATCGCGGCTGAGACCAAGCTGGACCCCGCAGTTGTTGTCGCCAAAGCTCGAGTGACCATCGCGAAGCGGCTCCCAGCGCACGAAGCCTCCCGCTTGCTCGCCGGCGATTGCGTGATGCAGCAGTGCCTCGGTGCTTTCCCAGGCCATGGCACCACCGTCGAGTCCTGGTTGGTCGCGGCGCTTGACCAGACTCGCGTCGTTGACACGCCTGACCTCGGCGCTGCCCTCGCCGACCCCTAGCAGCAGGCGACCCGAGTCACCCAGGGCGACGTCGACGTAGTCGGCAGCGAAATGTCGCATGATACTGTGAGTGCCTACGTCCAAGAGCACGACAAAGCCTTTGCCCTGGTCCGATCGGTAAGCAACGGCGAGCACTCCGTCATCTGCTCCAACGGCCATGTCCTCGACGCGCGCGGGCTGTTCCGGACCCAGATTACTGAAGTCGAGCCGAACCAGCTTTTCCGGCTTTTTACTATCCGCAAGGAAAACTTCATGGGAAGAGTTCCGCAACGCGAGCCAGTGGTCCCCCGCGACCAGCTGCAATAGCTTGGGCTCCGCGTTCTCCTCGATCTCCGGCTTCACGGGAGGCGGAGGTCCAGGATCCACGTGCTTTTCCTCGCGGGAACAAGCAAGCAAGAGCAGCGCGATGACGAGCAACGTCCAGCTGGTGGAAGGGCAGGCTCCACGGAGCATGCGTACAGACTACCAGGCGTAGAAACGGACCTTCGAGTAACTCTGCTGACAGGAGGCTGTCAGCAGGGGGTCCGTAGAATAGCAGCATGAAAACCGTCACTTCGACCCAAGCTCAGCTCTTCCCATCAATCGACACACACATCACCGCACCCCCGCTCTCTCTGGCTCCATCCGCCAAGGCATGGGTCGGCGTGGTCTCGAAGGACCATGTGATGCTTGCTCTGCAAGGTGGCTTCGCCCAGGTGTGTCGTGGCAAGCGGGCTCCCCTCGCGCGGCTCAAGCCAGGCGATCTCATCACCTACTACTCTCCCCGCACCGAGATGTTTGGCGGGGGTGAGGCGGTGCAGTCGTTCACGGCCATCGGTCGCGTCGTCGATGATCACATCTTCCCTTTTCAGATGCCCGATGGTCGCGTCCCGTTTCGTCGGCGCCTGAACTTTCTGACGATTGCTCACGAACTCCCCGTCGCGCACGTGAACAAGCAGCTGGCATTCACTCAAGGGAATTGGGGGCTGCTGGCTCGGAGGGGCTTGTTCGAAATTAGTCACTCGGACATGCAGATCATTGCGGCAGGTTTGGGGGTGAGGGACACAACGGTGAGAGACGACACGGCGCTACAAGTCAGCGCGTGAACCGCAGGGAGCATCCAGCGGAGCCAACGTGTTTCCATGGGAGATCGTGTAGACTCCCCCCATGCGCTCCCGAATGCTCTCGCATCCACTGGTCCTGTTGTGCGTCACCTCCCTCGTTGCCTTGTCGGGGGTCACCGCCTGTGGAGATGACGACTCCGGCGGCAGCGGTGGCAGCGGTGGAACCGGCGGCAGCGGGGGACAACAGTCCGGCGGCAGCAGCGGAGCCGCAGCAACGGGCGGAACCAACACCAGTGGAGGCTCGCAGAGCGGCGGCAGCGGCGGCTCGACCGCAGGGAGCGGTGGTTCCGCAGGGCAGTCCGGCAGCGGTGGAACCGGCGGCAGCGGCGCAGGTCGCGGCTACTACTCGACGGATCGCAGCGAGTTCTTCGGGGCGCCTCGGTGCGCCGACCTGGAGGTCGATCTCTGCGACGACTTCGAGGCAGCCTCCCTCGACACCAACACCTGGACTGCCCGGGGCACCGTGACCTTGGACAACACCTTGGCCGCCCGAGGTAGTCAGTCGGCGCACTTCCACGCGGAAGGCAACGGCTTCGCGTACATCAGTGAAACCAAGACGTTTCCTGCAACGAACAATAGCTTCTGGGGGCGCATGTTCTTCTACATCGATGCACTCCCGGTGACTCCCGACTACGCCCACTTCACGCTGATCGAAGGCACCGGGACAGGCGACACGTCCCGGGTTCGTGTCGGCGGCCAGTATCGCAAGTTCGGCGTTGGGAGCGACGGCGGCCCCACGGGCGACTGGACCAACATCGACAAAGATCCGACCCAGCAGAGCGCCAAAGAAGTCCCCGAAAAGGAGTGGGTCTGCATCGAGTGGCAGTACGACGGCTCGAAGGACGAAACCCACTTCTTCTGGGACGGCGTGGAGCACCCGTCCCTCGCCACCTACCCCGCTGTGCCCCACGGGGGAAACTCTGGGGCGCAGTACCTGTTGCCCGACTTCAACGAGGTGTGGGTCGGCTGGTGGATGTATCAGGGCGGCTCGACGCCCGACCACTTCGACGTGTGGATCGACGAAGTGGCCATCGACGGCGAGCGCATCGGCTGCAGCCTGTAGCTCCGGTCGCTTCAGCAGTGCGCGCGAATCAGGCGTGCCGTCGCCTGCGGAGGGCCAAGATACTCATTGCCGCGAGGATCCACACGCCGTGGGCGGGGCCACCGCCGCTCGGGGTGCGGCAACCGCAGCCGGAGTCGCGAGTCGCGACTCCGCTACCATCGAGCATGTCACTGCCAGCGGAGCCACCTGTTGCAGGGGCGCCGGCGCCACCACCGTTACTGCTCGAGCCTCCCGAGCCGCTAGGCGTACAGTCTTCGTCAACCTCACCGTCGCAGTCATCGTCCAAGCCGTTGCAGATCTCGTCGCTGCACCCCGCTGCTTCCGACGCAGGGCCCGAGCTGAGCAGCGTCGCGCGATACTCCAACGCATCCCAGCCCCCTTGATCGGTGAACTCCTGCAACGTCCACTCACCCTCGAAGCCTGCGCCGGTGCTCAATCCGCAGCGCCACCCGAGCACCCCGCGCCCGCACCAGTCTGCGAGGCCATCTCCGTTCACATCGGCGAGGGCAAAACTCGAGTAGTACGCTTCACCCTTCCATTCAGCATCGTCGCTCCACGCGGGGCCGTCGATTTTCTCGAAGGTGCCGTTGTGGAAGACGTGACAGCGCACGCCGGCGTTCGCGCGGATGCATAGGTCCTGTCGTCCGTCGCCGTCGATGTCGCCAACGCGCAAGGTGGAGAAGTTCGACGGGTCGGACCAGCCACTTTCGTCGGTGTAGCCAGCTACTTGGATCTCGGGGTCAAAGCCGTTGCCGTTCGAAAACGCGCAGCTGAGCGAGGTCGCGCTCTTGCCGCATAGATCTGCCTTACCGTCGCCGTTCACGTCTGCGAGGCGCAGGGTGGACCAAGCCGAGAGCTTGTCCCACCCCTGATCGTTGCTCCAAGCCGGACCATCAATCTTATCCGTAGAGAAACCAGTGTCTGCCGCGAGCCAGCACACCACGCCCGCATTCGCACGGGCACACACGTCGCTCTTCCCGTCGCCGTTCAGATCGCCCATGCGAATCGTGCCGTAGTTGCGAGCGTGGTCCCAGCCGCTGTCGTCGGAGAGCGCCGGCCCCGGGAACTGGGTCCCGAAGCTCTTGCCATCACTCAGATGACACTCGAAGCTCGTCGCTGAGCGACCGCATAGATCTTCCATCCCGTCACCGTTGACGTCGGCGAGGCGCAGCGTGGTGTAGAACTTCGGGCGGTTCCAGGAGCCCGCGTCCGCCATGCCGTCATACCAGCGCCCGCTCCCGGGTGCGTCGAGCCCTTCAGCTGAGCCCAGGGAGCACTCCACGCCGTCGTTTGAACGGGCACACAGGTCAGCGAAACCGTCTCCGTTGATGTCGCCCATGCGGAACGTGGAGAAGTTGCTCACGTCATCCCAGCCTTGAGCGTTCCCCCAGCCTGGCTTCGTCTCGGTCTTGGCCGCCCAGCCGCTGTCTTGGGCGAAGTGACACCACACCCCCGAGTAGCCACGGCCACATACATCCGCCTGGCCATCTCCGTTCACGTCAGTAGTGGAGGGAGGCGCATAGGCTCCCGGCTCGTTCTGCAGCAAGCCGACTTCGCAAACGTCTCCTTCGTCGATCTCTCCGTTGCAGTTGTCGTCCTTGCCGTTGCAAGTCTCCGTCGCCGCGTTGCAGCAGCCGCCGCAGCCGCACTGGACGTACTCCATGAACTTCTTCCAGTCCCATCCAGCACCAGGATCGGTGTGATCGGAGCAATCGGGCGTCTCGCCGTGGCCGCGGATATGGGCGCGGTCACACGGAATATTGTTGCGGTCGCAGATCGACTTCACGAGCTTGGCGCTCGAGCAGTACATGGCGTCGGTGAACCACTTGTTGGGATCATCGACGAACCCTTCGTGCTCGATTCCAACAGAGTGCGTGTTGAAACACGCATCGTGGTAGGCGACGTCGTTCTCTTCTACGAGCTGCACTACCTCGCCGCCGGAAGACACCACGTAGTGCGCGCTGACTCCAGACGCGCAGTTCTTGAGCCAGCCCCAGCAGCCAGAGAAACCTCCCTGACAGGTGTGGATCACGATGTCCGTGATGTCCGAAGCACCACGATTGGAGGCGCTGTAGTTTCCGCTGCACGCCGGGCCAACCCAATTCGCTCCACTGTAGTCCGGCTTGAGTTCTGCACTCTGTTGCCCGAGGGATTCACCGCCGGAGTAAGCACCATCGAAAACGATGCTGAGGCCGTCGCTGTCCGTGCCGCGCACCCCATCCACGGCCACGCGAACCACGCGCCTCGCAAACTCAACACCGGCGTCCGGGTTCACCTCACCTGGCCCGAATGCTTGCAGCGCGGCCTCCCACGAGCCCTGACGTTCCCGCAGGTCAGCGAGAACGAGAGCCGCGCCGTAGATGTTGGCTTCGGCGTCATCACTCAGATCGTCCTCGCTCAGGCCCGAGAGTCGCGCTGCGCTGGTGAGGCTCTGCCGCTCGACCAGCTGCATCAAGCCGTGGCCACCCCAAGCAGACGGCTCCGAATGGCGCGTGGAAAAGCGCGTCTGCACGTAGGCAACACCCACGAGGTACTCCACGGGCACTCCGGTTTGCTCCGACACCCGTTGGAACGACGCCACCAACGGAGACGACCCGCGCAGCGCTCGCTGCGACGCGGAGCTGCTCGGCGCTGGGCTCTCCCCCGCGCTACAGGCACCGAGCGCGCCTGCGGAGAGCAACGTGAGACTCAACCCAAATACTGCGCTGCGAGCGCGCTTCCAAGAATGCACAACCAAGGCCATTGCCCGCCACGACTGCAGTTAGGGTGCCAAACCCGAGGAGCCGGCGCGCACTACACCCCGAACGTCGCTTGCTGCTGAGCTTGGAAGCTAGCGCCTGAGAACGGGCGAAACGGCGCAAGAATGCCCATAGCCGCTGGGTGGCCGGCCGCCTTCGCCGAGAGCGTTGTGCAAGCGCTTGTGCAAGTCGTGCAGGGATTTGTGCGCCGAGTGAATCCCCGCGGCACGAACGCCTATGTCTGTTCGGCCGGCCAGGTGAAATGGAATCGCGCTCCGCTGCCGAGCTCCGAGTCGACCGAGACGCGTCCCCCCGCGGCCTCCACGAGCTTCTTCACGATGGCCAGTCCAATTCCGGTGCCGTCCTCGGTGTCACCGCTCAGCGTCTGGAAGATCACCCAGATCCGCTCGTGGTGTCGTGGGTCGATGCCAGGGCCGTTGTCACTGACGGTGAAATGGACCGCCTTCCCTTCGAGTTCCGCGCTGACTTTGACCTCGGGAGCGGTTGGATTCGCGAACTTCGTGGCGTTGCTGATCAGGTTCAACAGCACTTGCTCGAGGGGCAGGCGTTGGGCGGAGATCTCGATGGCTGCGGGGACGGCCACCTCCACGTCCTTTCCCGACGGAACCATCTCGCAAACTTCAGCGATCAGGCGGGCAACGTCCAAGCTCTGATACTCGTGGGTCTGGCGTCCTGCGCGGCTGAAATCCAGCACGCCGTTGATCAGTCCTTCCATACGGGCCACGCGCTTCTTCATCAGCAAGAGATGTTCCTCGATCTTCTCGAAGTTGCCCTCACGTCGTTCCTCTTCGATCCACTCAGACAGCATCGAGATCCCGCGCAGCGGCGCTTTGAGGTCGTGGCTGACCACGTAGGCGAACTGGTCAAGCTCGCGGTTCTTGCGCTCGAGCTGACGGATCAGGCGGTCGTGCTCCTCCTGCAGACGCTTCTGCGCGTCGATGTTCGTGTTGGTGCCAAACCAGCGCAGGATGCGGCCATCGGCGTTACGGAGCGGCGCGACGCGGGTAAGAAACCAGCGGTACTCCCCGTCAGCGCCTTTGAGCAGGAACTCCATCTCGAACGGTTCCCCTGTTTCGAGACAACGATTCCAGCGTGCCAGCGCCTCTTCCAACAGGCTGGGGTGGTGCAGGTCCCTCCAACCCCAACCGGCAACGTCATCGAAGGTCTTGCCGGTATACTCGTAGAAGCGGCGATTGTAGAAGTCGATGTATCCGTCCGGTAACGCAGACCAAGCAAGGGCCGGGACGTTTTCCACTACCGCCCTGAACTGCTCTTCGCTGGCACGAGCTTGTTCGAGCAGCTCCTCTCGCTCCGCTTCCGTGCGCTTCTGTTCGTCGATGTCCGTACACGTACCGAACCACTTGACGATACGCCCCCGTGAGTCCCGCACGGCGACTGCACGAGCCAAGAACCAGTGATAGACACCGTCCCTCCGACGCCTCAGGTACTCCATCTGGAACGGCTCTCCGCTCGCGAAGCACATCTGCCACTGACGTTCGGCGTTTTCCCGGTGGTCCGGATGCAGGCTCTCAGCCCACTGCGTGGCGGCAGGGGCGTCCTCTGAGTAGCCGGTGTATTGATACCAACGCCGATTGAAGTAGTCGTGCACGCCGTTCGGCTCGGCCATCCACACCAGGTTCGGGATCGTTTCCGCAAGCAAACGATATTGGTGTTCTGAACCCTCCTCCAACCAGAAGCGCTCCACGCCGATGCTGAGCTGAGTCGCAAGGGACATCAGCGTCTCGAGCGAGCTCGGAGGCAGAGGGCGAGCCGTCCAAACCAAGAGCACGCCCACAGCGCGCTCTTCGACGGCCATTGGGAAGACTGATGCCGTGGAGATCACCGTACTCCCCAGGTGGATGCTCTCGTTGAGCAGCGGCCGACGTCGCTCCATCGAGCGCTTGAGCCAGTCCTCTAGCCCGAGCCGCTGGGGCGCCTCCGAGTTAGCACCTGGCGCTAGATGGGCCGCCTCCAGCACCAGCTCCGTTTCGGACTCGAAGGTCCAGACCGCGGCGCCCTCCGCCGCCAACCGCAAGCCGATCGCTCGGCAGCTGCTCGACAGCGCCGACTCGAGCGTCAGGGACTCCGAGAGCGCCACGCCCACGTCACCCGCCAGCGCCGCCGCCGCTTCGCTCTGCTTGCGCTCCGTTACGTCCAGTACCGTACCGATGAAGCGCAGCGGGGTGTCACTCACCACGCGACCACTGGCGGACAGCCAGTGCATTCGCCCCGCGTGCCCGAAGGTACGGTAGTCGATGTCGTACTCGCCGCCCTTGCCGGCTTGAAGCGCCGCCTGCACCGCGGAATCGACGCGCTCTCGATCCTCCGGGTGCACGCGCTCGAGGAACCGCGCGTAGCTCACCGCAGAGTCCGCCGTGAGTCCAAAGAGCTCTCGCGTGCGAGCGTCCCAGTTGAGCACCTCAGTGGAGACGTTGTAGTCCCAAATCCCGATACCAGAGGCCAACGTGGCCAGCTGCAAGCGCTCAGCGAGGTGCTCGCTGCGCGCCCGAGCAGCTCGCTGACGCTCGTAGAGCAACGCGTTGTCCAGAGCCATGGCACAGCGACTCGCGAGCTCTTCAGCGACGCGCAACGTACCCTGGCCGTGGCGTCGGCTAGAACCCCCGTACACCAGCGTAAGCACCCCGAGCACGTTTCCGTGTGAGACCAGCGGAACACGCGCCAGTGAGTCCACACCCAACGCTTGCAAGAGCTGCAGATGCTGTACGTCACCAGCTGCTGACTCCAGAACATCGCGGGGTACTTCGATGTTGAGCGCCGAGACGCCGCTCTGGGCGACCTCGTCGGCGCTCTTCATGCACGCCGGCGCAGCGCGGCAGTGGAGCAGGAGTTCGTCTGCCAGTCGCTGAAGCCCTGGGTCGCGGTGATGCACGACGACTCGTTCGAGGGCACCGCCGTCGACCACGAGGTCAAGCACGCTCCAGTCGCCCAGGCTCGGCACCACGAGGCGTGCGATCTTGCCCAGCGTAGCGCGGAAGTCCGTCGCGCCAGCGAGCAGCGCACCTGCTTCCAGCAGCAGGTTGAACGCGTCGGGCGGCTCATCGGAGGTGCGGGGGTCAGCCAGGGGACTTCTCCTTGAGGCTGTCGAGCAGCGTCATGAAGGCTTCGCGGGCTGCCTCCACGGTGTTCTTCGGCCCCGTGAGCTTCAGGAAGTAGTTCCCCGAGGATTTGGTCTGAGCGATCGCTCCAATCATCGCAAAGCCCGGCTTCGGCGGCTTGGGGGCCATCGGTCGCCCTGGCTGGTACGTCCCTTCAATGTCGAAGAGCGTGAGCTCGATCGCTCCCAGCGTTTTCTTGCTCTGCTTGCCGTCGGCGACGCTCTTGCCGAACTGCCCGGCCCAGCGCTTGAGGTTGGGGTCGGTGCCACCGCCCATGCTGGGACCGAAGTAGAAGACGCCGAGCTCTGCGTCT
This Polyangiaceae bacterium DNA region includes the following protein-coding sequences:
- a CDS encoding PAS domain-containing protein, which produces MVPSLGDWSVLDLVVDGGALERVVVHHRDPGLQRLADELLLHCRAAPACMKSADEVAQSGVSALNIEVPRDVLESAAGDVQHLQLLQALGVDSLARVPLVSHGNVLGVLTLVYGGSSRRHGQGTLRVAEELASRCAMALDNALLYERQRAARARSEHLAERLQLATLASGIGIWDYNVSTEVLNWDARTRELFGLTADSAVSYARFLERVHPEDRERVDSAVQAALQAGKGGEYDIDYRTFGHAGRMHWLSASGRVVSDTPLRFIGTVLDVTERKQSEAAAALAGDVGVALSESLTLESALSSSCRAIGLRLAAEGAAVWTFESETELVLEAAHLAPGANSEAPQRLGLEDWLKRSMERRRPLLNESIHLGSTVISTASVFPMAVEERAVGVLLVWTARPLPPSSLETLMSLATQLSIGVERFWLEEGSEHQYRLLAETIPNLVWMAEPNGVHDYFNRRWYQYTGYSEDAPAATQWAESLHPDHRENAERQWQMCFASGEPFQMEYLRRRRDGVYHWFLARAVAVRDSRGRIVKWFGTCTDIDEQKRTEAEREELLEQARASEEQFRAVVENVPALAWSALPDGYIDFYNRRFYEYTGKTFDDVAGWGWRDLHHPSLLEEALARWNRCLETGEPFEMEFLLKGADGEYRWFLTRVAPLRNADGRILRWFGTNTNIDAQKRLQEEHDRLIRQLERKNRELDQFAYVVSHDLKAPLRGISMLSEWIEEERREGNFEKIEEHLLLMKKRVARMEGLINGVLDFSRAGRQTHEYQSLDVARLIAEVCEMVPSGKDVEVAVPAAIEISAQRLPLEQVLLNLISNATKFANPTAPEVKVSAELEGKAVHFTVSDNGPGIDPRHHERIWVIFQTLSGDTEDGTGIGLAIVKKLVEAAGGRVSVDSELGSGARFHFTWPAEQT